A part of Paenibacillus sp. IHBB 10380 genomic DNA contains:
- a CDS encoding IS3 family transposase, with amino-acid sequence MEAVLHSDQGFQYTSQAYNKRLEAFSVKGSHSRKATCLDNACIESFFSHLKTEKLYLHQCKSEAEIHQAVEDYIYFYNYQRFQAKLGCIAFFICLLDRGMINEQNQLSASVLDNQV; translated from the coding sequence TTGGAAGCCGTACTCCATTCGGATCAGGGCTTCCAATATACGTCTCAAGCGTACAACAAACGATTAGAAGCATTCAGCGTCAAAGGCAGCCACTCTCGCAAAGCAACCTGCCTGGATAACGCATGTATCGAATCCTTCTTTTCGCATCTCAAAACAGAGAAGTTGTATCTTCATCAGTGTAAGTCAGAAGCCGAGATACATCAAGCCGTTGAAGATTATATCTACTTTTATAACTATCAACGGTTTCAGGCTAAACTTGGCTGCATAGCTTTTTTCATCTGTCTACTTGACAGGGGTATGATCAATGAGCAAAATCAATTGTCGGCTTCTGTATTGGATAACCAAGTGTAA